In Micromonospora purpureochromogenes, a single window of DNA contains:
- a CDS encoding ATP-grasp domain-containing protein, producing MRPSILFVTDLAYPAQGRRYGDEDVFLTSRLREDFDLALCHPRDAAALMDRFDAVVVRNSGPVLAYREAYQAFRAAALAGGVRVYNPLTGRGDMAGKRYLVELTAAGEPVIPTVDRLADVDRLPPTDEYVVKPIAGADSVGLRFVAGDRLAEAVDGQSLIQPRVPFRYEVSFYFVDDAFQYALHGPDPRRRWALAPYAPTGADLDFARRFVRWNTLAHGVQRVDACRTVDGALLLVELEDLNPYLSLDLVAAEVRDEFVAALSTSLRRFLAGG from the coding sequence GTGCGGCCCAGCATCCTGTTCGTCACCGACCTGGCCTACCCGGCGCAGGGCCGTCGCTACGGCGACGAGGACGTCTTCCTGACCTCCCGGCTGCGCGAGGACTTCGACCTGGCGCTGTGCCATCCGCGCGACGCGGCCGCCCTGATGGACCGCTTCGACGCGGTCGTGGTCCGCAACAGCGGCCCGGTCCTGGCCTACCGGGAGGCGTACCAGGCGTTCCGCGCCGCCGCGCTGGCCGGGGGCGTGCGGGTGTACAACCCGCTGACCGGCCGGGGCGACATGGCGGGCAAGCGGTACCTGGTGGAGCTGACCGCCGCCGGCGAGCCGGTGATCCCGACCGTCGACCGGCTCGCCGACGTCGACCGGCTGCCGCCGACCGACGAGTACGTGGTCAAGCCGATCGCCGGCGCCGACTCCGTCGGGCTGCGGTTCGTCGCGGGCGACCGGCTCGCCGAGGCGGTCGACGGGCAGTCGCTGATCCAGCCGCGGGTGCCCTTCCGGTACGAGGTGTCCTTCTACTTCGTCGACGACGCCTTCCAGTACGCCCTGCACGGCCCGGACCCGCGGCGGCGCTGGGCGCTGGCGCCGTACGCGCCCACCGGGGCGGACCTGGACTTCGCGCGCCGCTTCGTGCGCTGGAACACCCTGGCCCACGGCGTGCAGCGGGTGGACGCCTGCCGCACCGTCGACGGGGCGCTGCTGCTGGTGGAGCTGGAGGACCTCAACCCGTACCTGTCGCTGGACCTGGTCGCCGCCGAGGTGCGGGACGAGTTCGTGGCGGCGCTGAGCACCTCCCTGCGTCGCTTCCTGGCCGGCGGCTAG
- a CDS encoding glycerophosphodiester phosphodiesterase has product MLTRSGYLDAPAPLAFAHRGGAAEGDENTVEAFARAVGLGYRYVETDVHGTADGVAVVFHDATLQRVTGERGRIADLRWADLASVRVGGAAVVPRLDQVLAAWPRVRFNIDVKADGGVTPTVETVTRAGAAGRVLLASFSDARLIRLRALTEGRVATGLGMRGVARLRVASLHGWRLRLPPSVVAAQVPPRYGRVPVVDRRFLAYCHRLGLQVHVWTIDEPAEMHDLLDLGVDGIMTDHVGVLRDVYRSRGHWAA; this is encoded by the coding sequence GTGCTGACCCGATCCGGCTACCTCGACGCGCCCGCGCCGCTGGCCTTCGCCCACCGCGGCGGGGCCGCCGAGGGCGACGAGAACACCGTCGAGGCGTTCGCCCGGGCGGTCGGCCTCGGTTACCGGTACGTCGAGACCGACGTGCACGGCACCGCCGACGGGGTGGCCGTGGTCTTCCACGACGCCACCCTTCAGCGGGTCACCGGTGAGCGGGGACGCATCGCCGACCTGCGCTGGGCGGACCTGGCGTCGGTACGCGTCGGCGGGGCGGCGGTCGTACCCCGGCTCGACCAGGTGCTGGCCGCGTGGCCGCGGGTGCGGTTCAACATCGACGTGAAGGCCGACGGCGGGGTCACGCCGACGGTCGAGACGGTGACCCGGGCGGGCGCGGCCGGCCGGGTGCTGCTGGCGTCGTTCAGCGACGCCCGGCTGATCCGGCTGCGGGCCCTGACCGAGGGTCGGGTCGCGACCGGCCTCGGCATGCGCGGGGTGGCCCGGCTGCGGGTGGCGTCGCTGCACGGCTGGCGGCTGCGGCTGCCGCCGTCGGTGGTGGCCGCGCAGGTGCCGCCGCGCTACGGGCGGGTGCCGGTGGTGGACCGGCGGTTCCTCGCCTACTGCCACCGGTTGGGGTTGCAGGTGCACGTCTGGACGATCGACGAACCTGCCGAGATGCACGACTTACTTGATCTTGGGGTGGATGGCATCATGACCGATCACGTCGGCGTGCTGCGCGACGTCTACCGCAGCCGCGGCCACTGGGCCGCCTGA
- a CDS encoding MFS transporter, whose translation MAETVTPAVQDPPPASTRRERRGWYLYDWANSAFQTTVITVFLGPFLTTVTELAAGCELGADSCDGYVHPLGIRVAAGSYYPYLISLSVFLTVFVLPVIGAIADRSTHKKRLLAGAAFTGAGATIAMAFVTGERYLLGGALFLVANIAFGAAVVVYNSFLPQLGGPDERDAISSRGWAIGYLGGGLLLALNLVAVTVLSEEGNPQRTLDLARWSIVSAGVWWAVFTLVPLRWLREHPTAAALAGGGNVLTDGFRQLGRTLREVKAYPLTLFFLLAFLVYNDGIQTVITLASQYGTEELKLEQSTLIVTILLVQFLAFGGALALGALARRIGAWKTVLLSLVLWTGVIIAAFRLPAEAPLPFMALGGAIGLVLGGSQALSRSLFSQLIPTGKEGEYYGFYEISDKGTSWLGPLAFGLVFQLTASYRVGLVSLLIFFVLGFALLAAVPIRRAILAAGNTPPKVL comes from the coding sequence ATGGCCGAGACCGTCACCCCCGCGGTGCAGGACCCACCGCCGGCGAGCACCCGCCGGGAACGCCGCGGCTGGTACCTCTACGACTGGGCCAACTCGGCGTTCCAGACCACCGTCATCACGGTCTTCCTCGGCCCGTTCCTCACCACCGTCACCGAGCTGGCGGCCGGCTGCGAACTCGGCGCGGACAGCTGCGACGGATACGTGCACCCGCTGGGCATCCGCGTCGCTGCCGGCTCCTACTACCCGTACCTGATCTCGCTGTCGGTGTTCCTCACCGTCTTCGTGCTGCCGGTCATCGGGGCGATCGCCGACCGGTCGACGCACAAGAAGCGGCTGCTCGCCGGCGCGGCGTTCACCGGCGCGGGGGCCACCATCGCGATGGCCTTCGTCACCGGCGAGCGGTACCTGCTCGGCGGCGCGCTGTTCCTCGTCGCCAACATCGCCTTCGGCGCGGCGGTGGTCGTCTACAACTCGTTCCTGCCGCAGCTCGGCGGCCCCGACGAACGCGATGCCATCTCCAGCCGGGGCTGGGCCATCGGCTACCTCGGCGGCGGGCTGCTGCTCGCGCTGAACCTGGTCGCGGTGACCGTGCTCAGCGAGGAGGGCAACCCGCAGCGCACCCTGGACCTGGCCCGCTGGTCCATCGTGTCCGCCGGCGTGTGGTGGGCGGTGTTCACCCTGGTGCCGCTGCGCTGGCTGCGCGAACACCCCACCGCCGCGGCGCTGGCCGGCGGCGGCAACGTGCTCACCGACGGCTTCCGCCAGCTCGGCCGCACCCTGCGCGAGGTCAAGGCGTACCCGCTGACGCTGTTCTTCCTGCTCGCGTTCCTGGTCTACAACGACGGCATCCAGACCGTGATCACCCTCGCCAGCCAGTACGGCACCGAGGAGCTGAAGCTGGAGCAGAGCACCCTGATCGTGACGATCCTGCTGGTGCAGTTCCTCGCCTTCGGCGGGGCGCTCGCCCTGGGCGCGCTGGCCCGGCGCATCGGCGCGTGGAAGACGGTGCTGCTGTCCCTGGTGCTGTGGACCGGCGTGATCATCGCCGCGTTCCGGCTGCCCGCCGAGGCGCCGCTGCCGTTCATGGCGCTGGGCGGGGCGATCGGCCTGGTCCTCGGCGGCAGCCAGGCGCTGAGCCGGTCGCTGTTCAGCCAGCTGATCCCCACCGGCAAGGAGGGCGAGTACTACGGCTTCTACGAGATCAGCGACAAGGGCACCAGCTGGCTCGGGCCGCTCGCCTTCGGGCTGGTGTTCCAGCTCACCGCCTCCTACCGGGTGGGCCTGGTCTCACTGCTGATCTTCTTCGTGCTGGGCTTCGCGCTGCTGGCCGCCGTGCCGATCCGCCGGGCCATCCTCGCGGCCGGCAACACCCCACCGAAGGTGCTCTGA
- a CDS encoding thymidine kinase → MTDDAAAAPTCLARPLPGPDENGIGCAAARGVDGRPLHAAALKFFWGPMDCGKSTMALQMNYNHARQGRRGLVTTRIDRSLGPQVTSRIGLAHSAVEVTDSLDLRALVRDTWAEGVRVDYLICDEASFYNVEHVEQMAELVDGYDVDVYAFGLATDFRSCLFPAAQRLFELADEVARIQIEVLCWCGREGLLNARVVDGRVVREGAQVVIGDTADTADVRYQVLCRRHYRSGDLGPRS, encoded by the coding sequence GTGACCGACGACGCCGCTGCCGCCCCCACCTGCCTGGCCCGACCGCTGCCGGGCCCGGACGAGAACGGCATCGGCTGTGCCGCCGCCCGCGGTGTCGACGGGCGGCCGTTGCACGCCGCCGCGCTGAAGTTCTTCTGGGGGCCGATGGACTGCGGCAAGTCCACCATGGCGTTGCAGATGAACTACAACCACGCCCGGCAGGGCCGCCGCGGCCTGGTCACCACCCGCATCGACCGGTCGCTGGGCCCGCAGGTCACCAGCCGCATCGGCCTGGCCCACTCCGCCGTCGAGGTCACCGACTCCCTCGACCTGCGCGCGCTGGTCCGCGACACCTGGGCCGAGGGGGTACGCGTCGACTACCTGATCTGCGACGAGGCGTCCTTCTACAACGTCGAGCACGTCGAGCAGATGGCCGAACTGGTCGACGGCTACGACGTCGACGTGTACGCCTTCGGCCTGGCCACCGACTTCCGGTCCTGCCTCTTCCCCGCCGCGCAGCGGCTGTTCGAGCTGGCCGACGAGGTGGCCCGGATCCAGATCGAGGTGCTCTGCTGGTGCGGCCGGGAGGGGCTGCTCAACGCCCGGGTGGTCGACGGGCGGGTGGTCCGCGAGGGCGCGCAGGTCGTCATCGGCGACACCGCGGACACCGCCGACGTGCGCTACCAGGTGCTCTGCCGGCGGCACTACCGCTCCGGCGACCTCGGCCCCCGCTCCTAG
- a CDS encoding Rv0361 family membrane protein, which yields MGGEQAWTRPARPRRPVRTGLLLGGLTMALCLVGVAGLGAWNAQVVLQAGGPVRETADGFFRELSAGEVDRAYDRLCDQARSRWSEVGFTGWVKTPPVVSGYEILDVSVRTKAGRPIGEVTVRVTREGGAAEERRLPVVKEDGEWRVCGDPF from the coding sequence ATGGGCGGTGAGCAGGCGTGGACCCGACCGGCCCGGCCCCGCCGGCCGGTACGCACCGGTCTGCTGCTGGGTGGCCTGACGATGGCGCTGTGCCTGGTCGGCGTGGCCGGGCTGGGCGCCTGGAACGCGCAGGTGGTGCTGCAGGCCGGCGGCCCGGTGCGGGAGACCGCCGACGGGTTCTTCCGGGAGCTGTCCGCCGGCGAGGTCGACCGGGCGTACGACCGGCTCTGCGACCAGGCGCGCAGCCGGTGGAGCGAGGTCGGCTTCACCGGCTGGGTGAAGACCCCGCCGGTGGTCAGCGGCTACGAGATCCTGGACGTGTCGGTGCGTACCAAGGCGGGCCGCCCGATCGGTGAGGTGACCGTCCGCGTCACCCGCGAGGGTGGGGCCGCCGAGGAACGCCGGCTGCCGGTGGTGAAGGAAGACGGCGAGTGGCGGGTCTGCGGGGACCCGTTCTAG
- a CDS encoding DUF6194 family protein, translating to MDAGDMKQHICDSYEGVTAVDGGGDTYLVYDPLGDLPADRWLPFATIVTGDRYDTASALDRPGAWRLNIGLTRARYLSLFPTPPAAVDHTRADTLLPHPVYAPQHWVCVVDPGPATRDLVSELLADAYDFAVRKHANQRRRRHAD from the coding sequence ATGGACGCCGGTGACATGAAGCAACACATCTGCGACTCGTACGAGGGGGTCACCGCCGTTGACGGCGGCGGCGACACGTATCTCGTCTACGACCCGCTCGGTGACCTGCCCGCCGACCGGTGGCTGCCGTTCGCCACGATCGTGACCGGCGACCGCTACGACACCGCCTCGGCGTTGGACCGGCCAGGGGCGTGGCGGCTCAACATCGGGCTGACCCGGGCGCGGTACCTGTCGTTGTTCCCGACGCCGCCGGCCGCCGTGGATCACACCCGCGCCGACACGCTGCTGCCGCACCCGGTCTACGCCCCGCAGCACTGGGTGTGCGTGGTCGACCCCGGCCCGGCGACCCGGGACCTGGTCTCCGAACTGCTCGCCGACGCGTACGACTTCGCCGTCCGCAAGCACGCCAACCAGCGCCGCCGCCGGCACGCCGACTGA
- a CDS encoding VOC family protein: MTVTADLAMVNLDSSAPAAHADFYHRVLGWEITHSEADYAMISRPDGVSIGFGRVDGYQPPRWPDEAAAKRYHLDLYVDDLTVAEKEFVAAGATKPEFQPGDGRWVVLLDPVGQPFCICPRPRG; the protein is encoded by the coding sequence ATGACAGTCACCGCCGACCTCGCCATGGTCAACCTGGACAGCTCCGCCCCGGCCGCGCACGCCGACTTCTACCACCGCGTCCTCGGCTGGGAGATCACCCACAGCGAAGCCGACTACGCCATGATCAGCAGGCCCGACGGCGTCTCGATCGGGTTCGGCCGGGTCGACGGCTACCAGCCGCCGCGCTGGCCCGACGAGGCCGCCGCCAAGCGCTACCACCTCGACCTGTACGTCGACGACCTGACCGTCGCGGAGAAGGAGTTCGTGGCGGCCGGTGCGACGAAGCCCGAGTTCCAGCCCGGCGACGGGCGCTGGGTGGTGCTGCTCGACCCGGTGGGCCAGCCGTTCTGCATCTGCCCCCGCCCGCGCGGCTGA
- a CDS encoding tyrosine-type recombinase/integrase: MLRSDVPVLPRASARPALPTGPVDFTEAWLRNRRLSEHTRTAYRRDIAGWLAWCAARQLDPLHANFLDVNAYGRDLEATLGARTGRPLTPATVARKLSALSSWYDFLVKLRAVEANPVSGADRPRVDRDHSATVGLTPEEVDALLAAADTDTGPTAARNRAAIALLADLGLRVGELVSLNLDDLGAERGHRSVRFVGKGGKPRRRALTPGTAYAVDAYLADRAAAQGVGVEQLTGPLLATATGGRLDRHSVFRLVRRLALAAGIPAAAKLSPHSLRHAFATTARSEGVPLEDVQDAMGHADPRTTRRYDRDRHNLDRDPAYAIWAARARRRG; encoded by the coding sequence ATGCTGCGTTCTGACGTCCCGGTCCTGCCCCGCGCCTCGGCCCGGCCCGCCCTGCCGACCGGGCCGGTCGACTTCACCGAGGCGTGGCTGCGCAACCGGCGGCTGTCGGAGCACACCCGCACCGCGTACCGGCGGGACATCGCCGGCTGGCTGGCCTGGTGCGCCGCCCGTCAGCTGGACCCGCTGCACGCCAACTTCCTCGACGTCAACGCCTACGGCCGCGACCTGGAGGCCACCCTCGGCGCGCGGACCGGCCGGCCGCTGACCCCGGCGACCGTGGCCCGCAAGCTCTCCGCGCTCTCCAGCTGGTACGACTTCCTGGTCAAGCTGCGGGCGGTGGAGGCGAACCCGGTCTCCGGCGCCGACCGGCCGCGCGTCGACCGGGACCACTCGGCCACCGTCGGGCTCACCCCCGAGGAGGTGGACGCGTTGCTGGCCGCCGCCGACACCGACACCGGCCCGACCGCCGCCCGCAACCGGGCCGCCATCGCCCTGCTCGCCGACCTCGGGCTGCGGGTGGGGGAGCTGGTCTCGCTGAACCTCGACGACCTGGGCGCCGAGCGGGGGCACCGCAGCGTGCGGTTCGTCGGCAAGGGCGGCAAGCCACGCCGTCGGGCGCTGACCCCCGGCACCGCGTACGCCGTCGACGCGTACCTGGCCGACCGGGCGGCCGCGCAGGGGGTGGGCGTGGAGCAGCTCACCGGCCCGTTGCTGGCCACCGCCACCGGCGGTCGACTCGACCGGCACTCGGTGTTCCGGCTGGTCCGCCGGCTCGCCCTGGCCGCCGGCATTCCGGCGGCGGCGAAGCTGTCGCCGCACTCGCTGCGGCACGCCTTCGCCACCACCGCCCGCTCCGAGGGCGTGCCGCTGGAGGACGTGCAGGACGCCATGGGTCACGCCGACCCGCGCACCACCCGCCGCTACGACCGGGACCGGCACAACCTCGACCGGGACCCGGCGTACGCGATCTGGGCGGCGCGGGCCCGCCGCCGCGGCTGA
- a CDS encoding helix-turn-helix transcriptional regulator: MRASRLVSLLLLLQTRGRMTAQELAEALEVSVRTVYRDVEALGASGVPVYADRGPAGGYRLLGGYRTRLTGMTSDEAAALFLAGVPGPAAELGLGAVLTAAELKLRAALPPDLAEQGDRIRQRFHLDAPGWFRDPEPTPHLTALAEAIWEERLVDLRYQRWKRPREVSRVLAPLGVVLKAGRWYLVARAGEQVRTYRVAAVLALTVRDERFDRPADFDLVAFWREWTDRYERGVYRDEARVRVTAAALEFMAYVFPPAMSRAARAAAEAPDAHGWLHTTVPIESVRHGHTELLKLGAQVEVLAPAELRELMAATAHAMAAIYPGPADAPPTSTGDPTVTR; this comes from the coding sequence GTGCGCGCCAGCCGGCTGGTCTCCCTGCTGCTGCTCCTGCAGACCCGGGGGCGGATGACCGCCCAGGAACTCGCCGAGGCGCTGGAGGTCTCGGTGCGTACCGTCTACCGCGACGTCGAGGCGCTCGGCGCCTCCGGCGTCCCGGTGTACGCCGACCGGGGCCCGGCCGGCGGTTACCGGCTGCTCGGCGGCTACCGCACCCGGCTGACCGGGATGACCTCGGACGAGGCGGCGGCGCTGTTCCTGGCCGGGGTCCCCGGGCCGGCCGCGGAACTCGGCCTCGGCGCGGTCCTCACCGCGGCCGAGTTGAAGCTGCGCGCCGCCCTGCCGCCGGACCTGGCCGAGCAGGGCGACCGGATCCGGCAGCGGTTCCACCTGGACGCGCCCGGCTGGTTCCGGGACCCGGAACCCACCCCGCACCTGACCGCGCTGGCCGAGGCGATCTGGGAGGAGCGCCTGGTCGATCTCCGCTACCAGCGGTGGAAGCGCCCCCGCGAGGTCAGTCGGGTGCTGGCGCCGCTGGGCGTGGTGCTCAAGGCCGGCCGCTGGTACCTGGTGGCCCGGGCCGGGGAGCAGGTCCGCACCTACCGGGTCGCGGCCGTCCTGGCGCTGACCGTGCGCGACGAGCGGTTCGACCGGCCCGCCGACTTCGACCTGGTCGCCTTCTGGCGCGAGTGGACCGACCGCTACGAGCGCGGCGTCTACCGCGACGAGGCCCGGGTGCGGGTCACGGCGGCGGCGCTGGAGTTCATGGCGTACGTCTTCCCGCCGGCGATGAGCCGGGCGGCCCGGGCGGCGGCCGAAGCGCCGGACGCGCACGGCTGGCTGCACACGACGGTGCCGATCGAGTCGGTGCGGCACGGGCACACCGAGCTGCTGAAGCTGGGTGCGCAGGTGGAGGTGCTCGCCCCGGCGGAGTTGCGGGAGCTGATGGCGGCCACCGCCCACGCGATGGCCGCCATCTATCCGGGGCCGGCGGACGCGCCGCCCACGTCCACCGGCGATCCCACCGTCACGAGGTGA
- a CDS encoding Hsp20/alpha crystallin family protein, with translation MLMRTDPFREIDRLAEQLFGTTSRPAVMHLDAYRDGDHFYAAFDLPGVDPDSIDCTVERNVLTVRAERRRPTGDNVELVAAERPMGTFTRQLFLGDTLDADRLEAGYDNGVLTLRIPIAERAKPRRVTVTAGSSGNGHKQLTS, from the coding sequence ATGCTGATGCGTACCGACCCGTTCCGTGAGATCGACCGGCTCGCCGAGCAGCTGTTCGGCACCACCAGCCGCCCCGCCGTCATGCACCTGGACGCCTACCGCGACGGCGACCACTTCTACGCCGCGTTCGACCTGCCCGGCGTCGACCCCGACAGCATCGACTGCACCGTCGAGCGCAACGTGCTGACCGTCCGCGCCGAGCGGCGCCGCCCCACCGGCGACAACGTCGAGCTGGTCGCCGCCGAACGTCCGATGGGCACCTTCACCCGGCAGCTGTTCCTCGGCGACACCCTCGACGCCGACCGCCTCGAGGCCGGGTACGACAACGGCGTGCTGACGCTGCGCATCCCGATCGCGGAGCGCGCCAAGCCGCGCCGGGTCACCGTCACCGCCGGCAGCAGCGGCAACGGGCACAAGCAGCTCACCTCGTGA